The following proteins are co-located in the Carassius carassius chromosome 39, fCarCar2.1, whole genome shotgun sequence genome:
- the LOC132121405 gene encoding ATP synthase mitochondrial F1 complex assembly factor 2-like, protein MLRNICRYQRQFGQIIWPFSFPQEQRVNSLSTHLQKAKNASATTERKKFYENVSISQGEGSLFEINLDKRKLKTPGGKLFTVPNEALAIAVATEWDIQKDTLMFYTMHLTTLINTVLDNPTQRTKEQMISAALKFLETDTICFRVEEPPGLVELQRNEWDPVMNWIEQRYNVVIGSSSSIMGPQIPEETKKTFKQHLNSYNLWSLTGFEYVITQLKSLVLSFGLIDRHLSVEQAVVLSRLEEEYQIQRWGNVEWTHDYDMHELQARTAAGVMFVHLSSESTAVKRNILQD, encoded by the exons ATGTTAAGGAATATTTGTAGGTATCAAAGGCAGTTTGGCCAGATCATTTGGCcattttcttttcctcaagagCAGCGTGTTAATAGTTTATCAACACATCTACAGAAGGCAAAAAATGCCAGTGCCACAACAG agagaaaaaaattctACGAGAATGTCTCGATATCTCAAGGTGAAG GGAGCCTGTTTGAAATCAACCTTGACAAACGAAAGCTGAAGACTCCAGGCGGAAAGTTGTTCACAGTGCCTAATGAAGCTCTTGCTATAGCTGTTGCTACAGAGTGGGACATTCAGAAGGACACGCTGATGTTTTACACCATGCATTTA ACCACCCTTATTAACACGGTGCTTGACAACCCGACACAAAGGACGAAGGAAcaaatgatctcagcagctctCAAGTTTTTGGAGACTGACACAATCTG TTTCAGAGTAGAAGAACCGCCAGGTCTTGTGGAGCTTCAGAGGAATGAATGGGACCCTGTAATGAACTGGATAGAACAAAG GTACAATGTAGTAATTGGCTCTTCCTCCAGTATAATGGGCCCTCAAATCCCAGAAGAGACTAAGAAGACATTTAAACAGCACCTTAATTCCTACAATTTATGGTCTCTGACAG GGTTTGAGTATGTGATCACTCAGCTGAAATCGCTGGTCTTGTCCTTTGGGCTGATTGACAGACACCTCAGTGTGGAACAAGCGGTTGTCCTGTCCAGGCTTGAGGAAGAATACCAG ATCCAGAGATGGGGAAATGTGGAATGGACCCATGATTATGACATGCATGAGTTGCAAGCACGAACAGCAGCTGGTGTAATGTTTGTGCATCTGTCTTCTGAAAGCACAGCTGTCAAGAGAAACATTTTACAGGACTGA